One stretch of Pigmentiphaga aceris DNA includes these proteins:
- the tolQ gene encoding protein TolQ, protein MNVSQDMSILSLVSQASIPVQIVMVLLLVVSLTSWTYIFSKHIAISRAKKDTTRFETDFWSGGDLNMLYQAAASRRAENGALARIFEAGMAEFSKGRQNRVAEGNLLDGARRAMRAAYQREMDALEANLNFLASTGSVSPYVGLFGTVWGIMQAFRGLANVQQATLASVAPGIAEALVATAIGLFAAIPAVIAYNRYSHDIDRLSIRFDSFIDEFLNILQRQVR, encoded by the coding sequence ATGAACGTTTCTCAGGACATGTCGATCCTGTCGCTGGTGTCGCAAGCCAGCATCCCAGTACAGATCGTGATGGTGTTGCTGCTGGTCGTATCACTGACCTCGTGGACCTACATCTTCAGCAAGCACATTGCCATCTCACGCGCCAAGAAGGACACCACGCGCTTCGAAACCGATTTCTGGTCCGGCGGCGACCTGAACATGCTGTATCAGGCCGCCGCCAGCCGCCGTGCCGAAAACGGCGCACTTGCCCGCATCTTCGAAGCCGGCATGGCTGAATTCAGCAAGGGTCGCCAGAACCGGGTTGCCGAAGGCAACCTGCTCGACGGCGCGCGTCGTGCCATGCGCGCGGCCTACCAGCGTGAAATGGATGCGCTCGAAGCCAACCTGAACTTCCTGGCATCGACCGGCTCGGTCAGCCCCTACGTCGGTCTGTTCGGCACCGTCTGGGGCATCATGCAGGCCTTCCGTGGTCTGGCCAACGTGCAGCAAGCCACGCTCGCCAGCGTGGCTCCCGGCATTGCCGAGGCACTGGTCGCGACCGCCATCGGCCTGTTCGCCGCCATTCCGGCCGTGATCGCCTACAACCGCTACTCGCATGACATCGACCGTCTGTCGATTCGCTTCGACAGCTTCATCGACGAGTTCCTGAACATTCTCCAAAGGCAGGTGCGCTAA
- a CDS encoding ExbD/TolR family protein — protein sequence MPSARSGNRGGRGGRRAMNEINVVPYIDVMLVLLVIFMVTAPMVSPLVIDLPSVGRASVVPVKPLEVVLGADGTVSLRDLEKGESQPRPIPRNDLARVARERQAAKPDQPVVIAADRKLQYEAVLKVMDDLQRQGVTRVGLLVRQQSQ from the coding sequence ATGCCGTCAGCCCGCTCCGGCAATCGTGGCGGCCGTGGCGGCCGCCGCGCCATGAACGAAATCAACGTCGTGCCGTATATCGACGTGATGCTGGTGTTGCTGGTCATCTTCATGGTGACCGCACCCATGGTGTCCCCGCTGGTCATAGACCTGCCGTCCGTGGGCCGCGCGTCCGTGGTGCCGGTCAAGCCGCTGGAAGTGGTGCTGGGTGCCGACGGCACCGTGTCGCTGCGCGACCTGGAAAAAGGCGAAAGCCAGCCGCGTCCGATTCCGCGCAACGACCTCGCCCGCGTCGCCCGCGAGCGTCAGGCTGCCAAACCCGACCAGCCCGTCGTCATTGCCGCCGATCGCAAGCTGCAATACGAAGCCGTGCTGAAAGTCATGGATGACCTGCAACGCCAGGGCGTCACCCGCGTGGGCCTCTTGGTCCGGCAACAGAGCCAGTAA
- the tolA gene encoding cell envelope integrity protein TolA: protein MAPVDRTPRRPYTPPTKGVNGLALVLAIGMHVLLAVALFFGVSWTTRNPGPVQAELWTALPEPDQPRPRPVPQPVPPPEPAPPPPPPRPAPPPPPPTPTPEVAKPDIAIEQEKQRKETERREAAAAAEREKQQQRAEQEKAAAEKREADKRLADKAAADKAAAEKAAAEKTAAEKAAADKLAAQKAAADKAAAEKLAAEKAAAEKLAAEKKAAADKAAAQKAAAEKAAADKAAAERDQKLREAFRSDGAKAAGLEGGRAGGTAARNQAGGGGGDGGYGDLVRACVKPNVIYSAADGGSGGANPTVTYNVQLMPTGEQAGPPRLVRSSGNAGFDRAVENGIRRCDPFPRPKTGSFATNIEVQYRMFD from the coding sequence ATGGCTCCAGTCGATCGCACACCGCGACGCCCATACACGCCGCCGACGAAAGGCGTAAACGGCCTGGCGCTCGTGCTTGCCATTGGCATGCACGTGCTGCTGGCCGTTGCGCTGTTCTTTGGCGTGTCGTGGACGACGCGCAACCCGGGCCCGGTACAAGCCGAACTGTGGACTGCGCTGCCGGAACCCGACCAGCCGCGCCCGCGCCCCGTTCCCCAACCCGTTCCTCCGCCAGAACCTGCGCCCCCTCCGCCGCCGCCGCGTCCTGCGCCCCCTCCGCCGCCGCCCACACCGACCCCGGAAGTGGCCAAGCCCGATATCGCCATCGAGCAGGAAAAGCAGCGCAAGGAAACCGAGCGACGTGAAGCCGCTGCTGCCGCCGAACGCGAAAAGCAGCAACAACGCGCCGAACAGGAAAAAGCAGCCGCCGAAAAACGCGAGGCCGACAAGCGCCTGGCGGACAAGGCCGCCGCCGACAAGGCCGCTGCCGAGAAAGCGGCAGCCGAAAAAACGGCTGCTGAAAAAGCTGCCGCCGATAAGCTGGCTGCGCAGAAAGCGGCTGCCGACAAGGCTGCCGCTGAAAAGCTCGCAGCTGAAAAAGCGGCAGCTGAAAAGCTGGCTGCCGAGAAGAAAGCCGCAGCTGACAAGGCTGCTGCACAGAAGGCAGCTGCCGAGAAAGCCGCTGCTGACAAAGCTGCCGCCGAACGGGACCAGAAATTGCGGGAGGCCTTCCGCAGCGACGGTGCCAAGGCAGCCGGTCTGGAAGGTGGACGCGCTGGTGGCACTGCTGCCCGCAACCAGGCAGGTGGAGGTGGCGGCGATGGTGGCTACGGCGACCTGGTCCGTGCCTGCGTCAAACCCAACGTGATCTATTCCGCAGCCGATGGCGGTTCCGGCGGGGCCAATCCGACCGTGACTTACAACGTGCAGCTCATGCCTACCGGCGAGCAGGCCGGCCCGCCGAGGCTGGTACGCTCCTCAGGCAATGCCGGATTCGACCGTGCGGTCGAAAACGGTATCCGTCGTTGCGATCCTTTCCCGCGTCCGAAAACGGGATCTTTCGCAACCAACATCGAAGTTCAATATCGGATGTTCGACTGA
- the tolB gene encoding Tol-Pal system beta propeller repeat protein TolB — MTTTLTANTPTRSAGSSQARGLAGHLRAFAVAAIAATALGAGAAHAQLRVEISGAGASQYPIAVADFASADPQGAEIANIIRTDLNGSGLFKIIDASGSQLSESSAIGFAAWKTRGADALAVGSANRLADGRIDVRYRLADTVQQSQLDGVAITSAPSETRHTAHQIADRIYEKLTGVRGVFATRIAYVLKRGDLFELQIADADGQNAQTALRSREPIISPSWSPDGGKLAYVSFESRKPVVYVHTLSNGQRVPVANFKGNNSAPAWSPDGSTLAVVLTRDGLSQIYLMNADGSNLRRLTQSTGIDTEPVFTPDGKSLLFTSDRGGSPQIYRLDISSAQAQRVSFKGNYNITPRISPDGNTLAYVTRRDGGYQIAVLDLATGNELLLTNGGREQSPTFAPNGKSVLYATSSGGRAVLAAVSTDGRVKQTLSVMSGEVREPTWGPFLPN, encoded by the coding sequence ATGACTACGACACTCACCGCCAACACTCCCACCCGGTCCGCCGGTTCGAGCCAAGCGCGCGGCCTGGCGGGCCATCTGCGTGCTTTCGCTGTCGCAGCAATCGCCGCTACCGCGCTTGGCGCGGGCGCAGCCCACGCGCAATTGCGTGTGGAAATTTCAGGCGCAGGTGCCTCCCAGTACCCCATCGCCGTTGCTGACTTTGCCTCGGCAGATCCGCAAGGCGCGGAAATTGCCAACATCATCCGTACGGATCTGAACGGCAGCGGCTTGTTCAAGATCATCGACGCCTCGGGTTCGCAATTGTCGGAATCCTCGGCAATCGGTTTCGCCGCTTGGAAGACGCGCGGCGCTGATGCCCTGGCAGTCGGCAGCGCCAATCGCCTGGCCGATGGCCGCATCGACGTGCGTTACCGCCTGGCCGACACCGTCCAGCAATCGCAACTCGACGGCGTGGCAATTACTTCCGCGCCCAGCGAAACCCGCCATACCGCGCACCAGATCGCTGACCGTATCTACGAAAAGCTGACGGGTGTACGTGGCGTATTTGCCACCCGTATTGCCTACGTGCTGAAACGCGGTGACCTGTTCGAGCTGCAGATTGCCGATGCAGACGGCCAGAACGCCCAGACCGCCCTGCGCTCGCGCGAGCCGATCATCTCGCCCTCGTGGTCGCCGGACGGCGGCAAGCTTGCTTACGTAAGCTTCGAATCGCGCAAGCCGGTGGTCTACGTGCACACGCTGTCCAACGGCCAACGCGTGCCGGTTGCCAACTTCAAGGGCAACAACAGCGCGCCGGCCTGGTCGCCGGACGGCAGCACGCTGGCTGTGGTGCTGACGCGTGATGGTCTGTCGCAGATCTATCTGATGAACGCCGACGGTTCGAATCTGCGTCGCCTGACCCAGTCGACTGGCATCGATACCGAGCCGGTTTTCACCCCGGACGGCAAATCTCTGTTGTTTACAAGCGACCGAGGCGGCAGTCCGCAGATTTATCGACTCGATATTTCTAGTGCGCAGGCACAGCGCGTAAGCTTCAAAGGGAACTACAATATTACGCCGCGTATTTCTCCCGATGGAAATACGCTGGCTTATGTGACTCGTCGCGATGGAGGCTATCAGATTGCCGTGCTCGACCTTGCTACTGGCAACGAACTTCTGTTGACCAATGGCGGTCGCGAGCAGTCGCCGACATTCGCGCCAAATGGAAAGTCCGTGCTGTATGCCACCTCGTCGGGTGGTCGTGCAGTCTTGGCGGCCGTGTCCACTGATGGACGCGTCAAGCAGACCTTGTCCGTGATGAGCGGTGAAGTCCGCGAGCCGACTTGGGGTCCTTTCCTGCCGAACTGA
- the pal gene encoding peptidoglycan-associated lipoprotein Pal, with amino-acid sequence MFQRILRTLTIAGLAAVLAACGSNVKLDDANTTAPVENRSGANASGANGRAVAPVDASRNGLDPLNDPRGVLAQRSVYFDFDSYVVSNQYKALVENHARFLVQNPSRRISVEGHTDDRGGSEYNLALGQRRSEAVRRALVLLGVRDDQIEAVSFGKEKPKAAGSDEASFAENRRADIVYR; translated from the coding sequence ATGTTCCAACGTATCCTCCGCACGCTCACCATCGCCGGCCTCGCCGCCGTCCTCGCCGCTTGCGGCAGCAACGTCAAGCTTGACGACGCCAACACCACCGCTCCGGTTGAAAACCGTTCGGGCGCAAACGCCTCTGGCGCAAACGGCCGTGCCGTTGCACCGGTTGACGCAAGCCGTAACGGCCTGGACCCGCTGAACGACCCGCGCGGCGTGCTGGCACAACGCTCGGTGTACTTCGACTTCGACAGCTATGTTGTGTCGAACCAGTACAAGGCCCTGGTTGAAAACCACGCACGTTTCCTGGTCCAGAACCCGAGCCGTCGTATCTCGGTCGAAGGCCACACCGATGATCGTGGCGGCAGCGAATACAACCTGGCCCTGGGTCAGCGTCGTTCGGAAGCCGTGCGTCGCGCACTGGTCCTGCTGGGCGTTCGTGACGACCAGATCGAAGCTGTGAGCTTCGGTAAGGAAAAGCCCAAGGCTGCCGGCTCGGATGAAGCTTCGTTCGCCGAAAACCGTCGCGCCGACATCGTCTACCGTTAA
- the ybgF gene encoding tol-pal system protein YbgF codes for MLRASRSLRLAAVLTLTGASLFSGPAHALFSDDEARQAVIDLRREARERADQQTQQITEATSRSQRAQLELAGQIEALRQEVARLRGQLELATKEVADTQRRQKDLYLDIDTRLKKLEPQAATIDGQQAFVDPNEKRVYDAAIDLFRNGAYADAVPALSGFLRQYPQSAFAPVAQFYIGSSQYALKDYKAAIAQQQALVRQWPQNVRAPDALLVMAASQVELNDKKSARATLERIVNEYGQAPAAQTARERLELLR; via the coding sequence ATGCTTCGTGCTTCCCGTTCATTGCGCCTTGCAGCTGTCCTGACCTTGACGGGCGCAAGCCTGTTCAGCGGACCTGCGCACGCACTGTTCTCTGACGATGAAGCCCGTCAGGCCGTCATCGATCTGAGGCGGGAAGCGCGCGAGCGTGCAGACCAACAGACGCAGCAGATTACTGAGGCCACTTCGCGTTCACAACGCGCGCAACTCGAACTGGCTGGCCAGATCGAAGCCTTGCGTCAGGAAGTGGCCCGGTTGCGTGGTCAGCTTGAATTGGCAACCAAGGAAGTGGCCGATACACAACGGCGTCAGAAGGATTTGTATCTGGACATCGATACACGTCTGAAGAAACTGGAGCCGCAAGCCGCTACCATCGACGGCCAACAGGCCTTCGTGGACCCCAATGAAAAGCGCGTCTACGACGCCGCCATCGACCTGTTCCGCAACGGCGCTTACGCCGATGCGGTGCCGGCCCTGTCAGGGTTCCTGCGTCAGTATCCGCAAAGTGCTTTTGCACCGGTAGCGCAGTTCTACATCGGTAGCAGCCAGTACGCGCTGAAGGACTACAAGGCAGCAATCGCACAGCAGCAAGCCCTGGTTCGCCAGTGGCCGCAAAACGTGCGTGCGCCCGATGCCTTGCTGGTCATGGCCGCAAGCCAGGTCGAACTCAATGACAAAAAGTCCGCGCGTGCCACGCTCGAACGCATCGTCAATGAGTACGGTCAGGCTCCGGCAGCACAAACTGCACGCGAACGACTCGAATTGTTGCGTTAA
- a CDS encoding SCO family protein encodes MMTPDIAPGSIASLNADSSANPARRRVLLSLAAAAALPLAACGRDGQLKNVHGIDLTDAKWSADFSLKDPDGKTRSIADFKDKLVMLFFGFTQCPDVCPTTLARAAQVKAGLGADGSKLQVLFITVDPERDTPDVLRAYTTAFDPGFLGLYGDAKQTVDTAKAFKVFFQKVPTGSSYTMEHTALTYVFDTRGQLRLALRHEQTAAECLSDIRQLV; translated from the coding sequence ATGATGACGCCGGATATTGCCCCCGGTTCGATCGCCAGCCTGAATGCTGATTCGAGCGCCAACCCTGCGCGACGCCGGGTGCTGCTGTCGCTGGCAGCCGCTGCCGCACTGCCCTTGGCCGCCTGCGGTCGCGACGGGCAGTTGAAGAACGTCCACGGCATTGATCTTACCGATGCCAAATGGTCGGCCGATTTCAGCCTGAAAGATCCGGACGGCAAGACCCGCAGCATTGCCGATTTCAAAGACAAGCTCGTCATGCTGTTCTTCGGCTTCACGCAATGCCCGGACGTCTGCCCGACGACCCTGGCCCGCGCGGCGCAGGTCAAGGCAGGTCTGGGGGCCGATGGCAGCAAGCTGCAGGTGCTGTTCATCACGGTGGACCCGGAACGCGACACGCCCGATGTGCTGCGCGCCTACACCACTGCCTTCGATCCGGGCTTCCTGGGCTTGTACGGCGACGCCAAGCAGACCGTGGACACCGCCAAGGCCTTCAAGGTGTTCTTCCAAAAGGTGCCCACCGGCAGTTCCTACACCATGGAACACACTGCCCTGACCTACGTATTCGACACACGTGGCCAACTGCGGCTTGCCTTGCGACATGAACAGACGGCAGCCGAATGCCTGTCGGATATCCGCCAGCTGGTGTAA
- a CDS encoding copper chaperone PCu(A)C, with protein sequence MTKTTLTSHALKLLCLAALSLVVSAARADVRVEDPWVRATVPGQSASGAFMRLTSSAPAKLVSASAKIADSVEVHEMSMTDNVMRMKQIPALDLPAGKTVELAPGGYHIMFFKLHSQLKDGDTVPMTLVFEDAQGKRSSVDVQAPVRPLTAAMPAGHGAHAGHGAHK encoded by the coding sequence ATGACAAAAACAACCTTGACCAGCCACGCACTGAAACTGCTTTGCCTGGCTGCCCTGTCCCTGGTGGTGTCCGCCGCTCGCGCCGATGTGCGCGTGGAAGACCCCTGGGTGCGTGCCACCGTGCCCGGGCAGTCTGCCTCGGGCGCATTCATGCGCCTGACCTCGTCGGCACCGGCCAAGCTGGTGTCCGCCAGTGCAAAAATTGCCGACTCGGTTGAAGTGCACGAGATGAGCATGACCGACAACGTCATGCGCATGAAGCAGATTCCTGCACTCGACCTGCCTGCCGGCAAGACGGTTGAACTGGCACCGGGCGGGTATCACATCATGTTCTTCAAGCTGCATTCGCAATTGAAGGATGGCGACACGGTACCCATGACCCTGGTATTTGAAGACGCCCAAGGCAAGCGCAGCTCGGTGGATGTGCAGGCACCCGTGCGACCGCTGACGGCGGCGATGCCGGCCGGACACGGCGCACATGCAGGGCACGGCGCGCACAAATAA
- a CDS encoding efflux RND transporter permease subunit: MNVSSWSIRNPIPALMLFVLLTFAGAFSFSAMKVQNFPDIDLPTVLVTVALPGAAPAQLETEVARKIENSIATVQGLKHIYTKVQDGAVTLTVEFRLEKPVQEAVDDVRSAVSRVRADLPGDVRDPIVNKLDMAAQPVLAFTIASSRMDPEALSWFVDNDVSRRLLAVPGVGGVTRVGGVTREVRVALDPARMQALGATAAEVSRRLRQVQNESSGGRTDIGGGEQPVRTLATVQSADELAQLELALNDGRRVRLGEIATVTDTIAEQRSAALYDGKPVVGFEVSRSRGESEVSVGAGIQEALATLREQRPDLQINEAFNFVTPVQDEYDASMHLLYEGGILAVIVVWLFLRDWRATFVSAVALPLSVIPAFIGMYVLGFSINIITLLALSLVIGILVDDAIVEVENIVRHLRMGKSPYEAAMEAADEIGLAVVATTFTLIAVFLPTAFMSGVAGKFFKQFGWTASLAVFASLVVARVLTPMMAAYIMKPLVGGHRDPFWMDRYLKISAWCLKHRLVTMIAATIFFFGSIAMIPLLPTGFLPPDDNSQTQVYLELPPGTTLSQTLVVAEQARTRIAAVEHVRHVYTTIGAGKAGSDPMASSAQGETRRATLTIMLAPRAERPRKQGIENNIRQALVSLPGIRSKVGLGGSGEKYILALTGEDPQALITAARAVERDLRTIPGLGTITSTASLVRPEIAVRPNFARAADLGVTSASIGETLRIATLGDYDVSLPKLNLSQRQVPIVVRLDDRARQDMGAIERLMVPGTRGPVMLNQVATLEMASGPAIIDRYDRSRNINFEIELSGMPLGDVARAVQQLPSVKQLPAGVHVVEIGDAEVMGELFESFGLAMLTGVLCIYIVLVLLFKDVLHPLTILAALPLALGGAFVGLLIANKSFSMPSLIGLIMLMGIATKNSILLVEYAIVARRDHGMSRFDALIDACHKRARPIIMTTLAMGAGMLPIAVGWGAADPSFRSPMAIAVIGGLITSTVLSLLVVPSVFTYVDDVEQWFKRLIKRS, encoded by the coding sequence ATGAATGTCTCGTCCTGGTCGATCCGCAACCCCATTCCGGCCTTGATGCTGTTTGTCCTGCTGACCTTCGCAGGCGCGTTTTCCTTCAGCGCGATGAAGGTGCAGAACTTCCCCGACATCGACCTGCCCACCGTATTGGTGACGGTTGCCTTGCCGGGGGCCGCACCGGCTCAGCTGGAAACCGAGGTTGCCCGCAAGATCGAGAATTCGATCGCGACCGTGCAGGGCCTGAAGCACATCTACACCAAGGTGCAAGACGGTGCGGTCACGCTGACGGTCGAGTTCCGCCTGGAAAAGCCCGTGCAGGAAGCGGTGGACGATGTGCGCTCGGCCGTGTCGCGCGTGCGTGCCGACCTGCCCGGCGACGTGCGCGACCCCATCGTCAACAAGCTCGACATGGCGGCGCAGCCTGTTCTGGCGTTCACCATCGCCTCGTCGCGGATGGACCCGGAAGCCTTGTCCTGGTTCGTGGACAACGACGTGTCGCGCCGCTTGCTGGCGGTGCCGGGCGTAGGTGGTGTGACGCGGGTGGGTGGGGTCACCCGTGAAGTGCGCGTGGCGCTCGACCCGGCCCGCATGCAGGCGCTGGGCGCGACGGCGGCGGAGGTATCGCGCCGGCTGCGTCAGGTACAGAACGAAAGCTCAGGCGGTCGAACCGATATCGGCGGTGGTGAACAGCCTGTTCGCACGCTGGCCACCGTGCAATCGGCCGACGAACTGGCGCAGCTGGAACTGGCCTTGAACGATGGTCGTCGCGTTCGTCTGGGCGAGATCGCCACGGTGACCGACACCATCGCGGAACAACGCTCGGCAGCCTTGTACGACGGCAAACCGGTGGTCGGCTTCGAGGTATCGCGCAGCCGGGGTGAAAGCGAAGTGTCGGTGGGGGCGGGCATTCAGGAAGCGCTTGCCACGCTGCGCGAACAACGCCCCGACTTGCAGATCAACGAAGCCTTCAACTTCGTTACCCCGGTGCAGGACGAGTACGACGCATCGATGCACCTGCTGTACGAAGGCGGCATTCTGGCGGTGATCGTGGTGTGGCTGTTCCTGCGGGACTGGCGCGCAACCTTTGTGTCGGCAGTAGCCTTGCCCTTGTCGGTGATCCCGGCCTTCATCGGCATGTACGTGCTGGGCTTTTCGATCAATATCATTACGCTGCTGGCCTTGTCGCTGGTGATCGGCATTCTGGTCGACGATGCCATCGTCGAGGTCGAGAACATCGTGCGGCACTTGCGCATGGGCAAGTCACCTTACGAGGCGGCGATGGAAGCTGCCGACGAGATCGGGCTGGCGGTGGTGGCCACCACCTTCACGCTGATTGCCGTGTTCCTGCCGACTGCCTTCATGAGCGGTGTGGCCGGCAAGTTCTTCAAGCAATTCGGCTGGACGGCGTCTCTGGCGGTGTTTGCGTCGCTGGTGGTGGCGCGGGTGCTGACCCCGATGATGGCGGCCTACATCATGAAGCCGCTGGTAGGCGGCCACCGCGATCCGTTCTGGATGGACCGCTACCTGAAGATCAGTGCGTGGTGCCTGAAGCATCGTCTGGTGACGATGATTGCGGCGACCATCTTCTTCTTCGGCTCGATTGCGATGATCCCGTTGTTGCCAACCGGCTTCCTGCCGCCTGACGACAACTCGCAGACCCAGGTCTATCTGGAGCTGCCACCAGGCACCACCTTGTCGCAGACCCTGGTGGTAGCCGAGCAGGCGCGTACCCGGATTGCCGCGGTGGAGCATGTGCGGCACGTGTACACCACCATCGGCGCAGGCAAGGCTGGCTCTGATCCGATGGCATCGTCGGCACAAGGCGAGACCCGCAGGGCCACGCTTACCATCATGCTGGCACCTCGGGCCGAGCGACCGCGCAAGCAGGGCATTGAGAACAACATCCGACAGGCGTTGGTGTCCTTGCCCGGTATTCGCAGCAAGGTCGGGCTGGGTGGATCTGGCGAGAAGTACATTCTGGCGCTGACGGGCGAAGATCCCCAGGCGCTGATCACCGCTGCCCGTGCCGTGGAACGCGACCTGCGCACCATTCCCGGTCTGGGTACCATCACGTCCACCGCAAGCCTGGTGCGCCCTGAGATTGCCGTGCGACCGAACTTTGCGCGCGCAGCCGACCTGGGCGTGACCAGCGCCTCGATCGGCGAAACGCTGCGGATTGCCACGCTGGGTGATTACGATGTGTCCTTGCCCAAGCTGAACCTGTCACAGCGTCAGGTGCCGATTGTGGTGCGTCTGGACGACCGTGCCCGTCAGGACATGGGCGCAATCGAACGGCTGATGGTGCCGGGCACCCGTGGCCCCGTCATGCTGAACCAGGTGGCAACGCTTGAGATGGCCAGCGGGCCGGCGATCATCGATCGTTACGACCGGTCGCGCAACATCAACTTCGAGATCGAACTGTCCGGGATGCCGCTGGGCGATGTGGCCCGTGCCGTGCAGCAGCTGCCCTCGGTCAAGCAGTTGCCGGCCGGTGTGCATGTGGTCGAGATCGGGGACGCCGAAGTGATGGGCGAGTTGTTCGAGAGCTTCGGCCTGGCCATGCTGACGGGCGTGCTGTGCATCTACATCGTGCTGGTGTTGCTGTTCAAGGATGTGCTGCACCCGCTGACCATTCTGGCGGCCTTGCCCCTGGCGCTGGGCGGCGCGTTTGTCGGTCTGCTGATCGCCAACAAGAGCTTCTCGATGCCGTCCTTGATCGGGTTGATCATGCTGATGGGCATTGCAACCAAGAACTCGATCCTGCTGGTGGAATACGCAATCGTGGCGCGCCGTGACCACGGCATGAGCCGCTTCGACGCCTTGATCGATGCCTGCCACAAGCGGGCACGACCCATCATCATGACCACGCTGGCGATGGGTGCCGGCATGTTGCCGATTGCGGTGGGTTGGGGCGCGGCTGACCCCAGCTTCCGTTCACCGATGGCGATCGCGGTGATCGGCGGGCTGATCACGTCGACAGTGCTGAGTCTGCTGGTGGTGCCCTCGGTGTTCACCTATGTGGACGACGTGGAGCAGTGGTTCAAGCGGCTGATCAAACGCAGCTAG
- a CDS encoding efflux RND transporter periplasmic adaptor subunit, whose product MKLKPVSVLLILAAVAAAVFVGMKFLPSSPPGPTPPAATPAAPAGNPSLTVATVLPQRVQLPITLGANGNIVAWQEAVLGSEANGLRLKEVRVNVGDTVKAGQVLAVFASETVMAEVAQARAAVAEANANASDAAANATRAQSLQRTGALSVQQINQYQTTADTARARVESAKATLDAQQLRLVQTRVLAPDDGVISSRTATVGSVVGVGTELFRMIRKGRLEWRAEVISTELGRLGAGTKVQVTAPSGASLEGTVRMIAPTVDPQTRNALVYVDLPVSADSTMPVKAGMFAHGEFVLGTSAAVTVPQQSVLLRDGFSYVFHLRDRTGDTGHVVQAKVRTGRRLGDQVEIVEGLPADAHVVVRGAAFLTDGDLVRITDDAAASGAAGSASPAAAPAPISTTTPALPVAKP is encoded by the coding sequence ATGAAGCTGAAACCCGTATCCGTGCTGCTGATCCTGGCGGCTGTCGCAGCCGCGGTGTTTGTCGGCATGAAGTTCCTGCCTTCTTCACCCCCCGGCCCCACGCCGCCTGCTGCGACGCCCGCGGCCCCGGCCGGCAATCCCTCGCTGACGGTGGCCACCGTGCTGCCGCAGCGTGTGCAGTTGCCGATCACCCTGGGGGCGAACGGCAACATCGTGGCGTGGCAGGAAGCCGTGCTTGGGTCCGAAGCCAACGGCCTGCGCCTGAAGGAAGTGCGGGTCAACGTGGGTGATACCGTGAAGGCCGGCCAGGTGCTGGCGGTGTTCGCCAGCGAAACCGTCATGGCCGAGGTTGCCCAGGCGCGTGCCGCCGTGGCGGAAGCCAACGCCAATGCATCGGACGCCGCAGCCAATGCCACGCGTGCGCAAAGCCTGCAACGCACCGGTGCACTGAGCGTGCAGCAGATCAATCAGTACCAGACCACGGCAGATACGGCGCGTGCGCGGGTTGAGTCCGCCAAGGCCACGCTGGATGCACAGCAACTGCGCCTGGTGCAGACCCGTGTGCTGGCACCTGATGACGGCGTGATCTCTTCGCGCACGGCAACGGTTGGCTCGGTGGTGGGCGTGGGTACCGAACTGTTCCGCATGATCCGCAAGGGACGCCTGGAATGGCGTGCCGAAGTGATCTCAACTGAGCTGGGTCGGCTGGGAGCAGGGACCAAAGTGCAGGTGACTGCGCCCAGCGGTGCCAGCCTGGAAGGCACGGTGCGCATGATCGCGCCGACGGTCGATCCGCAGACCCGCAATGCGCTGGTCTACGTCGATTTGCCGGTATCGGCCGACAGCACAATGCCGGTCAAGGCTGGCATGTTCGCGCATGGAGAATTCGTGTTGGGCACCTCTGCTGCGGTCACGGTGCCGCAGCAGTCGGTGTTGCTGCGCGATGGGTTCAGCTATGTGTTCCATCTGCGCGACCGCACGGGCGACACCGGCCATGTGGTGCAGGCCAAGGTGCGCACCGGACGCCGCCTGGGCGACCAAGTGGAGATTGTCGAGGGCTTGCCTGCCGATGCGCACGTGGTGGTGCGCGGGGCCGCCTTCCTGACGGATGGTGATCTGGTGCGCATTACCGATGACGCGGCTGCGTCCGGTGCGGCTGGCAGTGCTTCGCCTGCTGCTGCACCGGCCCCGATCTCCACCACCACGCCTGCCTTACCGGTCGCCAAGCCATGA